In Phoenix dactylifera cultivar Barhee BC4 chromosome 11, palm_55x_up_171113_PBpolish2nd_filt_p, whole genome shotgun sequence, the following are encoded in one genomic region:
- the LOC103714462 gene encoding fructose-bisphosphate aldolase 1, cytoplasmic-like yields the protein MSAYCGKYSDELIRNAAYIGTPGKGILAADESTGTIGKRLASINVENVEENRRALRELLFCAPGALQYLSGVILFEETLYQKTKDGKPFVEVLREGGVLPGIKVDKGTIELAGTDGETTTQGHDDLAKRCQKYYEAGARFAKWRAVLKIGPTEPSQLAIDLNAQGLARYAIICQENGLVPIVEPEILVDGPHCIKKCAAVTERVLAACYKALNDHHVLLEGTLLKPNMVTPGSESAKVAPEVVAEHTVRALQRTVPAAVPAIVFLSGGQSEEEATLNLNAMNKLEGKKPWSLSFSFGRALQQSTLKAWAGKEENIGKARAALLARCKANSEATLGTYKGDASGAEGVTESLHVKDYKY from the exons ATGTCGGCCTACTGCGGGAAGTATAGCG ATGAACTCATCAGGAATGCTGCTTACATCGGCACCCCAGGCAAGGGGATCCTTGCAGCTGATGAGTCCACCGGCACAATCGGCAAGCGCCTAGCCAGCATCAACGTCGAGAATGTTGAGGAGAACCGCCGTGCCCTCCGCGAGCTCCTCTTCTGCGCCCCCGGTGCTCTCCAATACCTCAGCGGTGTTATCCTCTTCGAAGAGACCCTTTACCAGAAGACCAAAGATGGAAAGCCATTCGTCGAAGTCCTGAGGGAGGGTGGagtccttcctggtatcaaggTGGACAAGGGCACCATCGAACTCGCTGGCACCGATGGTGAAACTACCACTCAGGGCCATGATGACCTTGCCAAGCGCTGCCAGAAGTACTATGAGGCGGGGGCGCGCTTCGCCAAGTGGCGTGCCGTCCTCAAGATCGGTCCAACCGAGCCATCTCAGCTGGCGATCGATCTAAATGCTCAAGGCTTGGCCCGCTATGCTATCATCTGCCAGGAGAATGGCCTGGTCCCAAttgtagagcctgagatccttGTTGATGGTCCACATTGCATCAAGAAGTGTGCTGCTGTGACAGAGAGGGTGCTTGCTGCTTGCTACAAGGCACTCAACGACCACCATGTTCTTCTGGAGGGGACTCTCCTCAAGCCAAACATGGTGACCCCAGGGTCGGAATCGGCGAAGGTGGcaccggaggtggtggctgaGCACACCGTCCGTGCTCTCCAGAGGACGGTCCCAGCTGCGGTGCCTGCTATCGTCTTCCTCTCTGGGGGCCAGAGTGAGGAGGAGGCAACCTTGAACCTGAATGCCATGAACAAGCTGGAGGGGAAGAAGCCCTGGTCGCTTTCATTCTCCTTCGGCCGTGCTCTGCAGCAGAGCACGCTCAAGGCTTGGGCTGGTAAGGAGGAGAACATCGGGAAGGCGAGGGCTGCTCTTCTAGCAAGGTGCAAGGCAAACTCAGAGGCAACACTTGGGACATACAAGGGTGATGCTTCTGGTGCAGAAGGTGTCACTGAGAGCCTCCATGTGAAGGACTACAAGTACTGA
- the LOC103700497 gene encoding E3 ubiquitin-protein ligase AIRP2-like, protein MLQSQLARSSSFRGSLKTLEADIHHANTLADTIHRAYGGACLQMKLSYSPLAPFFLFLIQWMDCTCCYSLPSYLGLLHILIYKVYTDGNTTISTFERRASLSQFYAVIYPSLQQLEGFLMEKDESKDRGRCKELMSRKRMEVWRKLSDKDMERENECGICMEICTKMVLPNCNHAMCINCYRDWNTRSQSCPFCRGSLKRVRSRDLWVLTSNGDVVDTVTLEKENLRRFHGYIDSLPLRVPDSLFLVYYDYLV, encoded by the exons ATGTTGCAGAGCCAGCTTGCCAGGTCTTCATCCTTCAGAGGATCTCTCAAGACCCTTGAAGCTGATATACACCATGCCAACACCCt GGCAGATACTATTCATAGAGCTTATGGTGGTGCATGCCTTCAGATGAAGCTATCTTACAGCCCTCTGGCACCATTCTTTCTTTTCCTAATCCAGTGGATGGACTGCACTTGTTGTTATTCCCTCCCAAGTTATCTAGGCCTTCTCCACATACTTATCTACAAG GTTTATACTGATGGAAACACTACAATATCTACATTTGAAAGGAGGGCCAGCCTTAGCCAGTTTTATG CTGTTATATATCCTTCACTTCAACAACTTGAAGGTTTCTTGATGGAGAAAGATGAGTCTAAAGATAGAGGTCGATGTAAAGAGCTAATGAGCAGGAAGAGGATGGAAGTGTGGAGAAAGCTTTCTGATAAGGatatggagagagagaatgaatgTGGAATTTGTATGGAGATTTGTACCAAGATGGTCCTGCCAAACTGCAACCATGCAATGTGCATAAACTGCTATCGTGACTG GAATACAAGATCGCAGTCCTGCCCATTTTGCAGGGGAAGCCTGAAAAGAGTTCGTTCAAGAGACCTCTGGGTGCTTACAAGCAATGGCGATGTGGTTGACACTGTGACTTTAGAAAAGGAAAACTTGAGGCGCTTCCATGGCTATATAGATAGTTTGCCTCTCAGAGTTCCAGACAGCCTTTTCCTGGTCTATTATGATTACCTGGTCTAA